The Fervidicoccaceae archaeon genome contains the following window.
CTTCGTTGCCCCTCGTCTACAGATGCAAAGGCTGCGGCTACGTCTTGCACTATCTCCGCTACGTGGGTCAGGACTACGTGGGCGTGCCCTCCGTCTACGAAGTCTTAAGTAGGTACGGATACGTGTGCCCCAAATGCGGCAGCAGGCTCTCGCGACCGAGTCAGGAGGACGTCTTGATAACAAGCGCGGATGCAGCAAAGACAATGGGATTGCTGCCCGTGGAGGTCGGGGGCTCCTTCTACGTGGACGTCAGAGCGAGGCTTGCGCCGAAGCCTCTCTATGCGCCTGCGGAGGCCGAGAGCTCTCTAGGCTCCGACCTCTGAGCAGAGGAACTCCACGAGGAGGCGGCATCTATCCTTCTCCACTTTGCATCTCCTCAGCTCTTCTATGATCTGCGCCCTCATACGGCTCAGCTCGTCGCTCAATCCTACGAGGAACGAGAGCAGAGACGCGAGGTTCTTCGACCTCCTCGTCGCGCTAGCTCTCCCGAAATCAACGAAGACGGGCTCTCCCCCTCTCTTAGTCAACATGACGTGCTTATGCGGCCTGACCAACTCTCCGTGGTCTACTCCGATGAGGTCGAGGGCTAGGGCCTTTCTCAGGAGAGAGCATATCTGGCTCGGTCTCAACCTCCCCCCTCGATCTAAGAAATCCGCGAGCTCCTCCCCCTCGATCAGCTCCATGTGGACGAACCTCTCGGAAAAGGAGTAAACCCTCGGAGCGAGCTTCACCTCCGAGGACTTCTCCAAGAGGAGCAGAAAGAGTCCCTCCTTGAGCGGACTGGCGTTAGAGTCCAGCCTCGGGACCTTGATCAGCGTCTTGGTCGGAGCGTTAAGCAAGAGGAGCGAGTCCGTCCCCTTGGCGTAGGGTCGAAGATCTTCGAGCGAGAACCCGGCCGCGACTAGCGCATTAATAGTCTCGAGGCACTCGCGCTCGTCGCGGTCGGGTGGATAACAGGCTATGCTTTCTCGAGCTCTAGGCAATAGGGGAGGAGCCATCTCGGCTTCCCCAAGAGGAACTCCCTGAGCCATGCGCCGGGCTCCTCGTCGAGTAGGTCCAAGCGCCACGAGAGAGAGTACGCGGAGGCCTCTCCCTCTCTGAGGTGCGAAACTAGGAGACTGCGGAGAGCGCTCTCGAGCGCGGCCGGGGCGCTCACGTGTCTCCTCTCCTTGAGCGCGTAGAGCCTCCCGCCTTCTATCCAGGGGCCCGAGCCGGGTCGGCCGGCGTAGGCCTCCACGAATCTCAGAGTGTGTTCGAAGTTCGTGACAGGGGGGCCCGCGTGCTTCTTCGGGCCCGGCTTGAAGGGCTCCTCCACTAGGCAGGCCACTAGCGCCCTCGTTGACTCGTTGGTCCACGTTGAGCATCTAATGAGATCATAACCCTCGTTCTCCAAGAACGAGGAGACGTTTCTCGAGAGCCTCTTGGCTTCGCCCCAGAGCGTGTCGGGGGGGAGCGGGGCCCGCAGTCTCACTTCGACCACGACCACGTGTTTCGCGAGTTCGATTAAGAGTTCGAGCAATCTTTCGGAGCTCGGCAGCTCCTCGGGGAAGAAATAGTAGACGCTGGGCCTCGTTAGATAGAGGCGGGAGGCCATAGAGAACTCCATCATTTTGTCGAGCGAGAGGGCCGAGGCCACGTTCCTCCTCTCGTCAACGGGGTCCACTACCACGAGAGGTCTCTTCCCGAGCCTCTCGACGGCCTCTCTCTCGTCTCGATAGTAGCCTTCGAGATCTATAACGACGGGGGGTTCCCACTTTGACGCGGCCTCGAGGACCTCCCCGAATCCCCCGTAGTATATCGTCAGCAGCTCCAGCAGATAACCGGAGAAGCCTTCTACGGCGATCTCCGCGCCGTAGACCCCCACCGCTTTGGAGAACTGCTTGAGGAGCCTCATTTGGTCTCTCAGCTCTTCGTTCGAGTGCTCGAGCACGTACTTCGTGTGATAAGGGGTCCTATCCACGGCCGTCCTCATCTCGCCTGGCCGAGCGCGCGTTGCCGGCACTACCTCGACCTTGAACTTCTTTCTTTGGAAAGAGAGGTAGGGGTGCTCCGAGTACTTCACCACGGGCTCGTACGCCTCGAATATCTTCAGCAGCCTCGGGAAGAGCTCAGTCTTTATCTTGTCGCCCGAGACCCCCTCGTCGAACAACACGAAGATGTCGAGCTCAGGGCTCGTGGCGAGCCAAGTATCTTTAGCGAAGCTCCCCTCGAGCCTCACGTCGCAGGTCCAACCCTCTTTAGCGGCTAAGGCTCTCACTAAATTAGCGACCTCGGAGAAGATGGAGCGCCCCTCCTCGTAGAGTTCGGGGCTCGGCTTGATCCTGACTAGGACGCTTCTCTCGATCTCCTCTCTCTTCGAGCGCAAAGCCTAGACCACCACTCCTGGCTCACTGTAGGGGAAAGCTGGCCAGGGTTGAATAGATGGGGCCGCGTGGCGTGAGAACGCTGCGCTTCAGCCTGAACTCCGAGACCTTCAGCCATCCCACCTCGAAGTCAGAGTATTGTTCCAGTATCTTCGTCAGAACTGCGATATTCCTCGCGCCCTTTACTCTCCCGATCGTCACGTGAGGCTCGAAGCTCGAGCCTCTGAAGCCAACACCGGCCGAGATTAAGTTCCTCGAAACCGCTCTATGAAGCTCCTCGAGCTCGGCTCTGCCCTCTTCGATGCCCACCCAAAGAACCCTCGGCCTCTGAGGCGAGGGAAAGGCCCCGAGACCTCGGAGATGCGCCGAGAACGAGGGGCGACTCACCCTAGCCAGACAGTTCCTGACTCTATCGACGAGGACCTCGGGGACCTCTCCGATGAAGGCTAGCGTCACGTGTAGGTTTTCGTCCTCGACGAGCTTCACGGGCGCTCCTACCGAATCAATGAGCGATTTCAGCTCGGAGATCTTGGCCACGAGGTCGGGATTCTCTACGTCAATTGAGACGAAGAGCCTCAACGCCATAGCTCCGCGCCGCTTCGTGTCCACAGGCGCCGATATAGCGTTAATAATTTTGCCCAACCACGACGTCGCGGGGGACGCTAATGTCGGGCGGGAAGAGAATCGTGGCCGTCGCCGGCCTCCCCGGCTCCGGCAAATCAACCGTGGCTAAGCTGCTCGGCCCCCCAGTCATTTCAATGGGCGACGTCGTGAGAAGAGAGGTCAGGAAACGCGGGCTGAGGGAGGACTTAGAGAATGTGATGAAGATCGCGCGCGAGCTGAGGCGCGAGCGGGGAGCCGGGGCCGTGGCCGAGCTCGTCCTAGATGAGTTGAGGAGGATCGAGAGCAAGCTCGTCGTGGTAGAAGGGGTCAGGAGCTCTGCCGAGCTCGATGTATTGGCACGAGAGGCGGAGTGCATTAAGGTCGTCGCGGTTCACGCAAGCCCGGAGACCAGATTCGAGAGGCTTAGGGGAAGAGGGAGAGCCGGCGACCCCCGCTCATGGGAGGAGTTCGTCCGCAGAGACGCGGCCGAGCTCGAGTTCGGCGTAAGCGAGGTCATAGCACTGGCGGACGTCATGATAGTGAATGAGTCCACGCTCGAGGAGCTCTCGAGGTCCGTGGAGAGAGCGAGAGAGGTGCTCGAGGAATGCAGTGGAAGGTACGCGTGGAGGTCCCGGTGAGATTCACCGAGGATGAATCGAAGCTCTTGGAGCTCTTGAACCGCATCGTAGAGCCGGAGCGCGTGTTCGTGGAGGAAGAGGCGAGTGAGAAGAGGCTCGTGGCCGTCTCAAGGTGCTTATCTTCCCTAGCCAAATTGCGCGACCTTCTCAGAAGGGAGAGAATACTCGACGCCGCCAGGAAGAGGATGTTGAGCGGAGCCAGCGAGGAAACGCTCAGGGTGCTCATTCATAAGCAGGCGCTAGCTGGTGGGAGGCTTTCGTTAGTCGATCACGAAAGCGAGAGCCCTTTGGGCGCGGTAAGGGTCGTGGTGTATCACGAGAGGCCGCTCGAAGTAGTAGACTGGCTCGCTCCTCCGACTCGAGAGGGCAGACCTCTGTGGGAGAGAGAGACGCCTCAACCCGACTGCGCGCCGAGCTTTTAATCTTTTAAAGGAGCTCTATTCACTCACCGCTGGTGCGATGGGCTTGGAGGGTAGAGCTCTAATCTACCTGGAGAAGGCTATCGAGCTCATCAACGAGGCTAACAGGAGACGGAGGCTCGAGTGTCTAAACTTAATCGCCAGCGAGAACGTCATGAGCCCTCTCGCCGAGAAGGCTTACCTGAGCGACTTCATGGGGAGATATGCCGAGGGCAAACCTAGGAAGAGGTTCTACCAAGGTACGCGCGAGATCGACGAGCTGGAGCTCATGTTGCAGCAAATGATGGGAGAGCTGCTAGGGACCGAGATGATCGAGTCAAGGCCCGTGAGCGGGACCGTAGCCAACGCGGCCGTCTTCCGAGCGCTCGCTCAGCCCGGGGACGTCGTGCTTGTAGCCCCGGTGCAGGCGGGGAGCCACGTCAGTCACACGGAGTTCGGCACCGTCGGAGCTCTCGGTCTCAAGCAACGCGAGCTACCCTACGACGCCGATAGCATGAACGTAGATGTCGACGGGGCAGCCCGAGTGATCGAGAGCGTTAAGCCCAAGTTCGTGATTTTGGGAGGCAGCGTTTACTTGTTCCCGCACCCGGTTCGCGAGATAGCTCAAGTCGCCGCGACGGTGGAAGCCCGCGTGGTCTACGACGGCGCCCACGTCCTCGGACTCATAGTGGGGAAAAGATGGCAGAATCCATTGAAGCTCGGGGGCAGCGCTCTTACGGCGAGCACCCACAAGACTTTCCCGGGTCCGCAGGGCGGCTTGATAGCTTTCTCGGAAGAGGAGGTCTACAAGCTCGTGTCAAAGACGATCTTTCCCTACTTTGTCAGCAATCACCATCTCCATAGGATACCGGCAACGATAGTCACGGCGGCCGAGATGATGGTGCACGGCGAGAGCTATGCTGATCAAATCGTGAAGAACGCGAGGAGGCTGGCCGAGGCTCTAGCGGAGGAGGGCTTCAAGGTGGTCGGCGAGAGGCTGGGCTACACGCGAAGCCATCAAGTCCTCGTGGATGTATCGGCCCAAGGCGGCGGAGCCAAGGTGGCTTCGATCCTCGAGGAGGCGAACATAATCGTCAACAAGAATCTATTGCCCTGGGACCCTCCAACGGCAGCAGCTAACCCGAGTGGGATAAGAATAGGCGTGCAGGAGATGACGAGGTACGGCATGAGAGAGCAGGAGATGGTCGAGATAGCATTCCTCATGAGGAGAGTCGCAATAGACGGCGAAGACCCTGCCAAGGTTCGGTCGAAGGTAGTCGAACTCAGGAAGTGGTTCCGCGAGGTCAAGTACTCGCTATCGAGCCACGAGCTCTTGAACAAGTTGACGAGCACCCTAGACTTGAGAGCGTGAGACTCCCTTGAAGAGGTCGACCCCGAGCCGAAGATCTCTGGCCCAATTCTTCAAGTATCAGGTCCCGCTCCTCTTGGTAGCAGTCCTCCTCGTTGCATTATCGGCTAGGAGAGGGCTCTCGGACCCCCTGGGCTTAGCGTCGTTCATAGGTGGCGCCTCCTCTCTCCTGTCGGCCCCCATAGTCTCTCTAATTTTGGTAAGGCGAAAATTAATGAAGGAAAGTAGCGAGCTCTCACGCGCGGGGTAGAAATTGGGTTGTCGCAGAGCGAGCTCGAGGAAAAGCTCGTGAGAGCTCTCCGGGAAGTATATGACCCCGAGATCCCAGTTAACATCTACGACCTCGGCCTCGTTTACGAGGCGAAGGTCAGCGAGGAAGGAGAAATCTACGTTAAGATGGGCGTGACGACGCCTTTCTGCCCTATCGCGTTTTACATGGCGACGCTCGTAGAGGAGGAGATCAAGAGGAGAGTGCCCGAGGCCAAGAGCGTGCGGGTCGAGGTGACGCTGGACCCGCCTTGGCATCCCAGCAGAGTGACGCCCGAGGGTAGAGAGAGGCTCAAACAGATATACGGTTACGATGTAATCGGAGAAATGTTATCTAGAGAGCTCTCTTCTAAGGGAAAACCTAAGTAGAGGAGCTTTTGGCGCTTGATGGAGAGGAGAGCTCCTGCCCCTTTAAAAGGGGGGTCAAAAGAGCCGGAAACGCAAACCTGAGATAAGATAATTATGTAGCATAATTAGAGACGTGATGTATATGGAGGCGCGTAGAGGCTCCAGCCGCTCCCGCGGCTTCTCAAAGGAGAGGGAGTTGGCGAGGAAGCTGTGGAGCATGGGCTTCGCGTGCGTGAGAGGGCCGGCCAGCGGCGCTAAGGCGAAGCACGTCCTTCAACCGGACATCGTCGCGATAAGGAACGGTCGGGTGTTGGTCATAGAAGTCAAGACTAGGCGCAAGAGCTCGACAATATATGTCGAGAAAGAGCAGATCGAGAAGCTAGAGGAGTGGAGAAGGAGAATCGGAGAATCCTGCGTGCCCCTTGTAGCAGTTTACGTTGGAAGAGAGATGGGATGGCGCTTTGTAACCATAGACGGGCTTGAGAGGACGCGGAGCGGTAACGCCAAGGTGACGCGGGAAGCCCTCTCGAGAGCGCATGACCTCCTCTCTCTCAAGAATCTAACTGACCCTCATGTAAGTAGAATTGATTCTTATAGATTGCAAAATCGCGATGGATTACCATGAAGGATAACGAACTTATCGAGCACAGTAGAAAAGTGACGTGAAGAGACGGATCCCCCGGAGACTTGATGCGCTTTGGTCTGCGCCACCTACGAGGAGCGGTTGAACTCAGAGAAGAGGTCCACGCTCGAGATAATCTACGACATGTTGAGGTCTCTGACCAACGGAGGTCTGAGGAAGACGCAGCTGGCGAACAGGGCCAGGCTGGACTTTCGCGTCATGGAGAGGCACCTCGCGTTAGCTCTATCGCTTAAGCTCGTCAAGGTCGACGAGGTTACCGGGCTAATACACATAACGGACAAGGGGCGCAAATTCATTGCGGAGTACGAGGAATTCGCGCGAGAATTCGCCCTCCTCCCCTATAACCAAAACATCTAAACATCTATAAATGGATCATAAGAATCCCTAACTCTCGAGGAGAGAGGCCGAGCCGGCACTCGCCGAGCTCCTAGCGGATCTCAGGGGGTCGAACTTCTCCGCCTCGCTCGTTACGCACCCGAGCAGCAGAGCGTCTAATAACTCGTCGATCGTTGGAGCTCTCCCCGACAATATCACGGAGCCGCTGACAATTAGTGCGGGGGGACTCGCCCAAGAGGGCTCCCCACTTACTTCGGCCTCTATCACCTCTACCTCGCTCGGGAAGATCTCGGGGCCGATCGAGTGCAGAAGCTTCCTCGCCTCCAGTAGATTTACGAGAGCCTTGGAGCTCTCCTCGCTCCAATCGACTAAGAGCACCACTTTCGACAGAGCATCGCCGGGAGAGACCAAGGCTTTGATACCGCTGAGGCCTCTCCGCGGCTCTCGCTATAAAAGGGGGAGGACTCATCTAATTCGGCTGAGCGCGAAGGCTAACAGCCCCAACAACATGAGGAGCAGCGCCCTCCGCTTGATCTTCAGCGCCGAGCTCCTCGAAGGCGCCCTCAATAATTCGATTGAAGAGTAAGCGAATCCGAAGTCTACGAGAGCCACTAGAGCGCCGTAGAGCGGACCAGTCCAGCCCATCAGGAGGGGGAAGGGTGAGAGAGCCACGGCAGCGGAGTAGAACGCGACGGAGACCGCCGCTGCCACCGCGGGGCCGCGAGTCACGCAGAGAGTCCTCACGCCGCGAGCTTTATCTCCCTCCTCGTCAGCGATGCCTTTAGTGACCTCCCTTCCCATGTTGGCCAGGAATATCATCAGAGAGAAGACGAGGATCTTGGGCTCGATCCGCTCTATGAGGAGGCTACCGTACGGTATGGGGATCGCCACGTTGTAACTCACCATAGCGTTTCCAAGGAGCCCCAGCCTTTTGCCCCAACGGCTGTAGAGGCACGAAGAGGCTAGAGAAGATGAGGCGAGAGCTAGCGTGTAAGGGCCCGTGAGAGCGGAGAGAGCTATGCCGACGACCGAGAGGACCGAGAACAGGACCCAAGCCTCCTCAACGCTCGCTCTGCCGCTCGGTATAGGTCTGTGAGGAGCATTGATCCTGTCTATTTCTACGTCCATGATATCATTGAAGACCATCGAGGAGGCGGTCAAAGAGAATCCCACGATCGAGCCGATCAACAGACGAAGCGCGTTGTCCGAGAGATCTCGGTGGCTCGGCGCGACTATGAGCGCCCCGACTAGCACCGCCGCGGCCATCATGAGAGAATTGAGAGGCCTCACCATCTCAATGAGGGCGATCGCTCTTCTCACCGAGCTCTTCATCGAGCTCACCCGCGGGCACTCTTCGCGATATAGCAGGAGCCGCTTATTAGGGAAAGAGACGAACTCCCGCTCGTAGTGGATGGACGAGATGGCGTCGATCGCAGCCAGCCTCGAGGGCGAGGCTTACGTCCTAGACTTAAGCTCGATAATGCGAGGAGCCCCAACGAGTCTGATCGAGAAGGGCTCTCTTGGGCCGGGCAGCAAAATATACGTGCACCGGGCTATTCTGACGTATCTCGAGAGGCTAGCCGCCGAGGGGAGGTCGCTGGGCCTCGCCAGCCTCGAAGAGCTCTCCTCCCTCGCCAGGCTGGCCTCCCAGAAGGGTCTCGAGGTGATCTTCGTCGGAGATACGCCGCGTGACCCGAGAAATCTCGATCCTCTGATCCTCAGCGCAGCGGCGAGAGAGCTTGCTCGAGAGCTGAACGCCGTGTTAGTGACGAGCGACGAGGTGTCGAGACTGGCCGCTTCAGCCTTAGGGCTGAGAGTAGTCTATTTGCCGGGAAATAAGAGGAGGGGGAGGCTGAAGCTGGAAGAATTCTTCGACGAGAGAACGATGAGCGTGCACCTAATAGAGGGGGCCCCTCCGGTAGCTAAGAGGGGCACGCCGGGCTACTGGGTCTTCGAGAAGATAACAGAGAAGCCCTTGAGCCGTGAGGAGATCCAAGAAATAGTTGAGGAGATCGTGGAGGAGGCGAAATCGCGCGAGGACTCCTTTATTGAGATAGACAGAGCGGGTAGCACGATAGTCCAGCTGGAGCGCTATAGGATCATCGTAGTAAAACCCCCCATGGGGAGCAGGTGGGAGGTCACGGCGGTGAGGCCTCTCGTCAAGCTATCGCTCTCGGACTACGAGCTGGGAAGCAAGCTCCTCGAGAGACTCGAGCAGAGGGCCGAGGGCATATTAGTAGCAGGAGCGCCTGGCATGGGCAAAACCACGTTCGCTCAAGCGCTGGCCGAATACTACGCCAGCAAGGGCAAGATAGTAAAAACCATTGAGTCTCCGCGCGACATGGTATTGCCGCCCAATATTGTTCAGTACAGCAAGCACTTGGCCGAGAAGGGAGAATTACACGATATTTTGCTCCTCAGCAGGCCTGATTACACGGTCTTTGACGAGCTGAGGACCGATGAGGACTTCAAGCTCTACGTCGACTTAAGGCTCGCGGGCATAGGCATGATAGGGGTCCTCCACGCCACGTCGCCGATAGACGCGATACAAAGATTCATCGGTCGCGTGGAGCTCGGCGTGATACCGAGCATCGTAGATACGCTGATCTTCCTCGATAAAGGGACAGTCAGGAAGGTCTACGAGATAACAATGACGATAAAGCTGCCAACCGGCCTCAAGGAGGCCGAGCTCTCGAGGCCTGTAGTCGAGGTGAGGGACTTCATCACGGGAGAGCTTGAGTATGAGCTATACACGTTCGGCGAGCAAGTCGTAGTCGTACCGGTGAGGAGGAGCAAGGAGAAGCCTAAGAGCTCGCTCAAAGCGCAAATAGAGCGCCTACTGCCGGAGGCTACCGTCGAGATCGACGACGTGGCCGTCATCGTCAGAGTCCCAAGAGAGGCCGCCAGGGCTGCCTCCAGGAAATTGAGAAAAATCAGGAGAGTAGCCGAGAAGCACAACCTCGAGCTCAGAATCGAAGCCGAGAACGGACGCTGAGCCGAGGAGGGAGCTTGCTGGGCGAGGTTCTCGAGTCCAGGTACGTGAGAGCTATAGAAGAGAATGCCTCAACTCTCGGGCTCTCGCTCTCCCACTTGATGGAGTGCGCCGGCAAGTGCGTGGCCGACTTAGCGGCTCAGCTCCTC
Protein-coding sequences here:
- a CDS encoding iron-sulfur cluster assembly protein produces the protein MSQSELEEKLVRALREVYDPEIPVNIYDLGLVYEAKVSEEGEIYVKMGVTTPFCPIAFYMATLVEEEIKRRVPEAKSVRVEVTLDPPWHPSRVTPEGRERLKQIYGYDVIGEMLSRELSSKGKPK
- the hjc gene encoding Holliday junction resolvase Hjc, which codes for MEARRGSSRSRGFSKERELARKLWSMGFACVRGPASGAKAKHVLQPDIVAIRNGRVLVIEVKTRRKSSTIYVEKEQIEKLEEWRRRIGESCVPLVAVYVGREMGWRFVTIDGLERTRSGNAKVTREALSRAHDLLSLKNLTDPHVSRIDSYRLQNRDGLP
- a CDS encoding AAA family ATPase; the protein is MSGGKRIVAVAGLPGSGKSTVAKLLGPPVISMGDVVRREVRKRGLREDLENVMKIARELRRERGAGAVAELVLDELRRIESKLVVVEGVRSSAELDVLAREAECIKVVAVHASPETRFERLRGRGRAGDPRSWEEFVRRDAAELEFGVSEVIALADVMIVNESTLEELSRSVERAREVLEECSGRYAWRSR
- a CDS encoding ATPase, T2SS/T4P/T4SS family; this encodes MASIAASLEGEAYVLDLSSIMRGAPTSLIEKGSLGPGSKIYVHRAILTYLERLAAEGRSLGLASLEELSSLARLASQKGLEVIFVGDTPRDPRNLDPLILSAAARELARELNAVLVTSDEVSRLAASALGLRVVYLPGNKRRGRLKLEEFFDERTMSVHLIEGAPPVAKRGTPGYWVFEKITEKPLSREEIQEIVEEIVEEAKSREDSFIEIDRAGSTIVQLERYRIIVVKPPMGSRWEVTAVRPLVKLSLSDYELGSKLLERLEQRAEGILVAGAPGMGKTTFAQALAEYYASKGKIVKTIESPRDMVLPPNIVQYSKHLAEKGELHDILLLSRPDYTVFDELRTDEDFKLYVDLRLAGIGMIGVLHATSPIDAIQRFIGRVELGVIPSIVDTLIFLDKGTVRKVYEITMTIKLPTGLKEAELSRPVVEVRDFITGELEYELYTFGEQVVVVPVRRSKEKPKSSLKAQIERLLPEATVEIDDVAVIVRVPREAARAASRKLRKIRRVAEKHNLELRIEAENGR
- a CDS encoding geranylgeranylglycerol-phosphate geranylgeranyltransferase; protein product: MKSSVRRAIALIEMVRPLNSLMMAAAVLVGALIVAPSHRDLSDNALRLLIGSIVGFSLTASSMVFNDIMDVEIDRINAPHRPIPSGRASVEEAWVLFSVLSVVGIALSALTGPYTLALASSSLASSCLYSRWGKRLGLLGNAMVSYNVAIPIPYGSLLIERIEPKILVFSLMIFLANMGREVTKGIADEEGDKARGVRTLCVTRGPAVAAAVSVAFYSAAVALSPFPLLMGWTGPLYGALVALVDFGFAYSSIELLRAPSRSSALKIKRRALLLMLLGLLAFALSRIR
- a CDS encoding RNA-binding domain-containing protein, with translation MQWKVRVEVPVRFTEDESKLLELLNRIVEPERVFVEEEASEKRLVAVSRCLSSLAKLRDLLRRERILDAARKRMLSGASEETLRVLIHKQALAGGRLSLVDHESESPLGAVRVVVYHERPLEVVDWLAPPTREGRPLWERETPQPDCAPSF
- a CDS encoding winged helix-turn-helix domain-containing protein → MVCATYEERLNSEKRSTLEIIYDMLRSLTNGGLRKTQLANRARLDFRVMERHLALALSLKLVKVDEVTGLIHITDKGRKFIAEYEEFAREFALLPYNQNI
- the thpR gene encoding RNA 2',3'-cyclic phosphodiesterase, whose protein sequence is MRLFVSIDVENPDLVAKISELKSLIDSVGAPVKLVEDENLHVTLAFIGEVPEVLVDRVRNCLARVSRPSFSAHLRGLGAFPSPQRPRVLWVGIEEGRAELEELHRAVSRNLISAGVGFRGSSFEPHVTIGRVKGARNIAVLTKILEQYSDFEVGWLKVSEFRLKRSVLTPRGPIYSTLASFPLQ
- the cca gene encoding CCA tRNA nucleotidyltransferase; translation: MRSKREEIERSVLVRIKPSPELYEEGRSIFSEVANLVRALAAKEGWTCDVRLEGSFAKDTWLATSPELDIFVLFDEGVSGDKIKTELFPRLLKIFEAYEPVVKYSEHPYLSFQRKKFKVEVVPATRARPGEMRTAVDRTPYHTKYVLEHSNEELRDQMRLLKQFSKAVGVYGAEIAVEGFSGYLLELLTIYYGGFGEVLEAASKWEPPVVIDLEGYYRDEREAVERLGKRPLVVVDPVDERRNVASALSLDKMMEFSMASRLYLTRPSVYYFFPEELPSSERLLELLIELAKHVVVVEVRLRAPLPPDTLWGEAKRLSRNVSSFLENEGYDLIRCSTWTNESTRALVACLVEEPFKPGPKKHAGPPVTNFEHTLRFVEAYAGRPGSGPWIEGGRLYALKERRHVSAPAALESALRSLLVSHLREGEASAYSLSWRLDLLDEEPGAWLREFLLGKPRWLLPYCLELEKA
- the glyA gene encoding serine hydroxymethyltransferase; this translates as MEGRALIYLEKAIELINEANRRRRLECLNLIASENVMSPLAEKAYLSDFMGRYAEGKPRKRFYQGTREIDELELMLQQMMGELLGTEMIESRPVSGTVANAAVFRALAQPGDVVLVAPVQAGSHVSHTEFGTVGALGLKQRELPYDADSMNVDVDGAARVIESVKPKFVILGGSVYLFPHPVREIAQVAATVEARVVYDGAHVLGLIVGKRWQNPLKLGGSALTASTHKTFPGPQGGLIAFSEEEVYKLVSKTIFPYFVSNHHLHRIPATIVTAAEMMVHGESYADQIVKNARRLAEALAEEGFKVVGERLGYTRSHQVLVDVSAQGGGAKVASILEEANIIVNKNLLPWDPPTAAANPSGIRIGVQEMTRYGMREQEMVEIAFLMRRVAIDGEDPAKVRSKVVELRKWFREVKYSLSSHELLNKLTSTLDLRA